Proteins encoded within one genomic window of Brachybacterium avium:
- a CDS encoding ABC transporter substrate-binding protein has protein sequence MTIHSTRRHLLGVFGAGSLALGAAACGSSDPFEEGGEEGGGASDGGSGAGTLAIGSQAYYSNEIIAELFAQALEAEGFTVDRQYQIGQREVYMPELESGSLDLLPEYLGNLLQYYDADAPSASPEEIHSALDEALPEGLRVLDFAEASDQDSYTTTSDFASTHSLAAIGDLADVDEALKIAANSEFDVRPYGPEGAKEIYGVDVTVVPVEDSGGPLTVQALLDGDVQLADIYTADPAIAENDLVVLEDPESMILPQNVVPVVSEKIDETAVAAIEGVIAQLSADDLVELNRQSVVDQASSADIAEGWLTEKGLL, from the coding sequence ATGACCATTCACAGCACCCGCCGCCACCTGCTCGGCGTGTTCGGCGCCGGCTCCCTCGCTCTCGGCGCCGCGGCCTGCGGCAGCTCCGATCCCTTCGAGGAGGGCGGCGAGGAGGGCGGCGGTGCCTCCGACGGCGGCTCCGGTGCCGGCACCCTCGCCATCGGCTCCCAGGCCTATTACTCCAACGAGATCATCGCCGAGCTGTTCGCCCAGGCCCTCGAGGCCGAGGGATTCACCGTGGACCGGCAGTACCAGATCGGTCAGCGCGAGGTGTACATGCCCGAGCTCGAGAGCGGCTCGCTGGACCTGCTGCCCGAGTACCTCGGCAACCTCCTCCAGTACTACGACGCCGACGCCCCCTCCGCCAGCCCCGAGGAGATCCACAGCGCGCTCGACGAGGCCCTGCCCGAGGGGCTGCGGGTGCTCGACTTCGCCGAGGCCTCCGACCAGGACTCCTACACCACCACCTCCGATTTCGCCTCCACCCACTCGCTGGCCGCGATCGGGGATCTGGCCGATGTCGACGAGGCCCTGAAGATCGCCGCGAACAGCGAGTTCGATGTGCGTCCCTACGGCCCCGAGGGGGCGAAGGAGATCTACGGCGTGGACGTGACCGTGGTGCCCGTCGAGGACTCCGGCGGCCCGCTCACCGTGCAGGCCCTCCTCGACGGCGACGTGCAGCTCGCGGACATCTACACCGCCGACCCCGCCATCGCCGAGAACGATCTGGTGGTGCTCGAGGACCCGGAGTCGATGATCCTCCCGCAGAACGTCGTGCCCGTGGTCTCGGAGAAGATCGACGAGACCGCCGTCGCAGCGATCGAGGGCGTCATCGCCCAGCTCAGCGCCGACGACCTGGTCGAGCTGAACCGCCAGAGCGTCGTGGACCAGGCCAGCAGCGCGGACATCGCCGAGGGCTGGCTGACCGAGAAGGGCCTGCTGTGA
- a CDS encoding ABC transporter permease, which translates to MTDSPFLGSLRWLGDATHWTGPDGIPLRTLEHLGYTALGVLVAALLAVPLGLYVGHTGRFKTVAVAAAGAARALPTLGLVTLFALLVGIGLTAPLLSFVILAIPSLLAGAYSAVESADPATVDAARAQGMTEWQILTRVEIPLGMPLLVGGFRGATVQVVATAMLAAYVGSGGLGRFIFQGLGSQNYPQMIAGSLLVIALALVLDLTLLLAQRLSTPRGARAS; encoded by the coding sequence ATGACCGACAGCCCCTTCCTCGGCTCACTGCGCTGGCTCGGCGATGCCACGCACTGGACGGGCCCCGACGGCATCCCGCTGCGCACCCTCGAGCACCTCGGCTACACCGCCCTCGGCGTGCTGGTCGCGGCGCTGCTGGCCGTGCCCCTCGGCCTGTACGTCGGCCATACGGGCCGCTTCAAGACCGTCGCCGTCGCGGCGGCCGGCGCCGCCCGCGCCCTGCCGACCCTGGGCCTGGTGACCCTGTTCGCGCTGCTGGTGGGCATCGGCCTCACCGCCCCGCTGCTGTCCTTCGTGATCCTCGCGATCCCGTCCCTGCTGGCCGGCGCCTACTCCGCCGTCGAATCCGCAGATCCCGCGACCGTCGATGCCGCCCGCGCCCAGGGCATGACCGAGTGGCAGATCCTCACCCGGGTGGAGATCCCGCTGGGCATGCCGCTGCTGGTCGGCGGATTCCGCGGGGCGACCGTCCAGGTGGTGGCCACCGCCATGCTCGCCGCCTACGTCGGCAGCGGCGGACTGGGCCGATTCATCTTCCAGGGACTGGGCTCCCAGAACTACCCGCAGATGATCGCCGGCTCACTGCTGGTGATCGCACTCGCCCTGGTCCTGGACCTGACCCTGCTGCTCGCGCAGCGACTGTCCACACCGCGCGGGGCGCGAGCCTCATGA
- a CDS encoding ABC transporter permease has protein sequence MTWVLENLDVIAGYTGAHLLQALPPILVAFLLSLPLAKLANSRGWLRTSVTTTSSLMYAIPSLPLFVLLPGLIGTGVRSPLNIAVALSLYGLALMVPAAADAFRSVSRDVLGSATAQGYAPRARFFQVELPLAGPVLLAGVRVVAVSTISLVTVGGVLGVPSLGMLFVDGVRRGILAEIAAGIVATVVLALLTDTLLVLLGRAVMPWARRQGVGTP, from the coding sequence GTGACCTGGGTGCTCGAGAACCTCGACGTCATCGCCGGGTACACCGGCGCCCACCTGCTGCAGGCGCTGCCCCCGATCCTGGTGGCCTTCCTGCTCTCGCTCCCGCTGGCCAAGCTCGCCAACTCCCGCGGCTGGCTGCGCACCTCGGTCACCACCACCTCCTCGCTGATGTACGCGATCCCCTCGCTGCCGCTGTTCGTGCTGCTGCCGGGCCTGATCGGCACCGGCGTGCGCAGCCCGCTGAACATCGCGGTCGCGCTGTCGCTGTACGGGCTCGCGCTCATGGTCCCCGCCGCCGCCGACGCCTTCCGCTCCGTCAGCCGTGACGTGCTCGGCTCCGCCACCGCCCAGGGCTACGCGCCCCGGGCGCGCTTCTTCCAGGTCGAGCTCCCCCTGGCCGGGCCCGTGCTGCTGGCCGGGGTGCGAGTGGTCGCGGTGAGCACCATCTCGCTGGTCACCGTCGGCGGCGTGCTCGGCGTTCCCAGCCTGGGCATGCTGTTCGTGGACGGGGTGCGGCGCGGGATCCTCGCCGAGATCGCCGCCGGGATCGTCGCGACCGTGGTGCTCGCCCTGCTCACCGACACCCTGCTGGTGCTGCTGGGCCGCGCGGTGATGCCCTGGGCCCGTCGGCAGGGGGTGGGCACGCCATGA
- a CDS encoding ABC transporter ATP-binding protein codes for MIGFENVRKEYPGGTLAVQDFSLEIASHESVVLVGTSGSGKTTLMRMINRMVAPTSGRVHIDGDDVAALDPVQLRRSIGYVMQASGLLPHRTVLDNITTVPVLRGTTKREARARAHELMEIVGLDAALAGRYPSQLSGGQQQRVGVARGLAADPNILLMDEPFGAVDPIVRRELQQELQHLQRDLRKTIVFVTHDIDEAFLLGDRVVILRPGGIIAQVGTPQEILADPADDFVASFVGADRGARTLHVERVDGRDVVVDADGRPAGVLAAGDDRPADAADAVTQQGSS; via the coding sequence GTGATCGGATTCGAGAACGTGCGCAAGGAGTACCCGGGCGGCACGCTCGCGGTGCAGGACTTCAGCCTCGAGATCGCCTCCCACGAATCCGTGGTGCTGGTCGGCACCTCCGGCTCCGGCAAGACCACGCTGATGCGGATGATCAACCGCATGGTCGCCCCCACCTCCGGACGCGTCCACATCGACGGCGACGACGTGGCGGCGCTGGACCCGGTGCAGCTGCGCCGCAGCATCGGCTACGTCATGCAGGCCTCCGGCCTCCTCCCGCACCGCACCGTGCTGGACAACATCACCACCGTGCCCGTGCTGCGCGGCACCACCAAGCGCGAGGCCCGCGCCCGCGCCCACGAACTGATGGAGATCGTCGGCCTGGACGCCGCGCTCGCCGGGCGCTATCCCTCCCAGCTCTCCGGCGGTCAGCAGCAGCGCGTCGGGGTGGCTCGCGGCCTCGCCGCCGATCCCAACATCCTGCTGATGGACGAACCCTTCGGCGCGGTGGATCCGATCGTGCGCCGTGAGCTCCAGCAGGAGCTGCAGCACCTGCAGCGCGACCTGCGCAAGACGATCGTGTTCGTCACCCACGACATCGACGAGGCGTTCCTGCTCGGCGACCGGGTGGTGATCCTCCGACCCGGCGGGATCATCGCGCAGGTCGGCACCCCGCAGGAGATCCTCGCCGACCCGGCCGATGACTTCGTGGCCAGCTTCGTCGGTGCGGACCGCGGAGCGCGCACCCTGCACGTCGAACGGGTCGACGGCCGCGATGTGGTGGTCGACGCCGACGGGCGGCCGGCCGGCGTGCTCGCCGCGGGCGACGACCGACCTGCCGACGCAGCCGACGCTGTGACACAGCAGGGGTCCTCGTGA
- a CDS encoding class II glutamine amidotransferase, translating into MAWFQTDDGEQSRPGAGGSVGALGNPRSPQIRRRLDVARESTAYRAAVHAATGPLMLIHLRKASPGSPLQIANTHPFREGETVFAHNGQFDLPPGLREAVLARGGRTPEGTTDSELFFSLIELHARDTDAATAVQRAAAELTALSLEYGTRVPEALNCLYMTPDLLVAYQQSDPAQARPHHTADNYSLRYRIDADRVIVASTGIPQTAYLEVGEGQALVVGRSDLGVTLRPRLAELPA; encoded by the coding sequence GTGGCCTGGTTCCAGACGGATGACGGCGAGCAGTCTCGGCCGGGAGCCGGCGGGTCCGTTGGGGCGCTCGGCAATCCGCGCAGTCCGCAGATCCGCCGCCGCCTGGACGTGGCCCGGGAGTCGACCGCCTATCGCGCGGCGGTGCATGCGGCGACCGGCCCGCTGATGCTGATCCACCTGCGCAAGGCGAGCCCCGGCTCGCCGCTGCAGATCGCCAACACCCACCCCTTCCGCGAGGGGGAGACAGTCTTCGCCCATAACGGCCAGTTCGACCTGCCGCCCGGGCTGCGCGAGGCCGTGCTCGCCCGGGGCGGCCGCACCCCGGAGGGCACCACCGATTCCGAGCTCTTCTTCTCCCTCATCGAGCTGCACGCCCGGGACACCGATGCGGCGACCGCCGTGCAGCGTGCCGCTGCGGAGCTCACCGCGCTGAGCCTGGAGTACGGCACCCGGGTGCCGGAGGCGCTGAACTGCCTGTACATGACCCCCGACCTGTTGGTCGCCTATCAGCAGTCCGATCCGGCACAGGCCCGCCCCCACCACACCGCCGACAACTACTCGCTGCGCTACCGGATCGACGCGGACCGGGTCATCGTCGCCTCGACCGGCATCCCGCAGACGGCATACCTCGAGGTGGGGGAGGGGCAGGCGCTGGTGGTGGGCCGCAGCGACCTGGGCGTGACGCTGCGGCCCCGGCTGGCGGAGCTCCCCGCCTGA